In Terriglobales bacterium, a single genomic region encodes these proteins:
- a CDS encoding DUF2934 domain-containing protein, translating to MAKARAPRTDSSSVTPINRKPNSELRKSNGNNGNVEEAIRTRAYELFLQRGCEHGRDQEDWVRAEAEVLQRVNRSA from the coding sequence ATGGCCAAAGCAAGAGCACCCCGTACCGATTCCTCCTCGGTCACCCCGATCAATCGCAAACCGAATTCAGAGTTAAGGAAATCCAATGGAAACAATGGAAACGTAGAGGAAGCGATCCGCACCCGCGCCTATGAATTGTTTCTACAGCGTGGTTGTGAGCACGGACGCGACCAGGAAGACTGGGTCCGTGCCGAGGCCGAAGTACTCCAACGAGTGAATCGTTCTGCTTAA
- a CDS encoding error-prone DNA polymerase → MYIELHSRSAFSFLEGASLPEELAGMCAELGMSAMALLDRDGVYGAPRFHLAAKKLGVRAHIGAEITYSPQFQVSGFKFHKQPARPETRNLKLETLPRLPLLVASRTGYQNLCRLITRMKMRGPKDSPPNVIAASEKDLAEHVEGLICLTGDEQGLLADALARGGIDEGLRCVEQLIEIFGHENVYVELQRHFHREEEARNQAAIEIASSLGLPLLATNGVCYGARVRGVGDGTRSLEEREILDVFTCIRNHRTLETAGRLLARNSERYLKTPAEMANLFSDLPQAIAATPELSSRLEFTLNDLGYEFPRYPVPDGDTMMSFLRKRTEEGFRARYGYADQDMRQRAKRQIERELALIDRLELAGYFLIVWDIVSFCGKQGILVQGRGSAANSAVCYSLGITAVDPVAMDLLFERFLSEERGEWPDIDLDLPSGDQRERAIQYVYQRYGQLGAAMTANVITYRGRMAAREMGKALGFDPETLNRLSPLVGSWEYKDPNDTLERQFRDAGFDLRHPRMQKYFELCLAVQDLPRHLGQHSGGMVICQGQLDSVVPLEPATMPGRVVVQWDKEDCADMGIIKVDLLGLGMMAVLEDCLDLIPAHYGEEVDLAHLPANDPEVYAALCEADTIGMFQIESRAQMSCLPRLRPACFYDIVVQVAIIRPGPIVGEMVNPYIKRRQGREEITYPHPSLEPVLARTLGVPLFQEQLLRMAMIAAGFTGGEAEELRRAFGFKRSEARMRDIEVKLRRGMEHNGIAPDAQEQIINSITSFALYGFPESHAASFALLAYASAYLKCHYLAAFTAALLNNQPMGFYAPSTIVKDAQRHGLKIRPIDVMKSDWLCTIEEVSSFQFPVSSAIHHGDETRNCLRLGLRYSKGLREEAAQGIVRERQKRPFTSIENLVQRVPELRRNELVLLAEIGALNSIKTSEEVSSFEFHVSDPKNSVPPCLRGALHSKLHRREALWQVERALRPAGPLLEGVVEQISSSPLARMTDEERLVADFRGTGMTVGPHPMSYHRAEMHARGVRAAIDLKQLPNGKYVRVAGGVIARQRPGTAHGFVFLSLEDETGVANAIITPDLFEKNRILLVREQFLLIEGKLQNLDNVISVKADRVLPLRVTNAPTESHDFH, encoded by the coding sequence ATGTACATCGAACTCCATTCCCGCTCTGCGTTCAGCTTCCTCGAAGGCGCCTCCTTGCCCGAGGAACTGGCGGGAATGTGTGCCGAACTCGGCATGTCGGCGATGGCGCTGCTCGACCGCGATGGCGTATATGGCGCGCCCCGCTTCCATCTGGCCGCAAAAAAGCTTGGCGTGCGGGCGCACATCGGGGCAGAGATAACCTATTCACCACAGTTTCAAGTTTCAGGTTTCAAGTTTCACAAACAGCCAGCCCGACCCGAAACTCGAAACTTGAAACTTGAAACTCTCCCCCGTCTTCCGTTACTCGTCGCTTCCCGCACCGGCTATCAGAATCTCTGCCGACTGATTACGCGCATGAAAATGCGTGGCCCAAAAGATTCTCCGCCAAACGTCATCGCTGCTTCTGAAAAAGACTTGGCAGAGCATGTCGAAGGCCTCATCTGCCTCACCGGCGACGAGCAAGGGCTCCTCGCAGACGCTCTCGCCCGCGGCGGCATCGACGAGGGTCTCCGTTGCGTCGAGCAGCTAATCGAAATTTTCGGGCACGAGAACGTCTATGTAGAACTGCAGCGGCATTTCCATCGTGAAGAAGAAGCGCGCAACCAGGCTGCTATTGAGATCGCGTCGTCGCTCGGCTTGCCGCTGCTCGCGACCAACGGCGTGTGCTATGGCGCGCGGGTTCGCGGGGTGGGCGATGGCACCCGCAGCCTGGAAGAACGGGAAATTCTCGACGTCTTCACCTGCATTCGCAACCATCGCACTCTGGAGACCGCCGGCCGGCTGCTCGCCCGCAATTCCGAGCGTTACCTGAAGACGCCCGCAGAAATGGCAAATCTTTTTTCCGATCTGCCGCAGGCCATCGCCGCCACCCCAGAGCTTTCTTCGCGTCTCGAATTCACGCTCAACGATCTCGGCTATGAATTCCCGCGCTATCCGGTGCCCGATGGCGACACCATGATGTCATTCCTGCGCAAGCGCACCGAAGAAGGTTTTCGGGCGCGCTACGGCTACGCCGATCAGGACATGCGCCAGCGCGCCAAACGGCAGATCGAGCGCGAGCTCGCGCTGATCGATCGCCTCGAATTGGCGGGATATTTCTTGATTGTCTGGGACATCGTTAGCTTCTGCGGCAAACAAGGCATTCTGGTCCAGGGGCGCGGCTCGGCCGCGAACAGCGCCGTCTGCTACTCGCTCGGTATTACGGCTGTAGATCCTGTCGCCATGGACCTGCTCTTCGAGCGTTTTCTCTCTGAAGAGCGCGGCGAGTGGCCCGACATTGATCTCGACCTGCCCAGCGGCGACCAGCGCGAGCGTGCCATCCAGTACGTGTATCAGCGATATGGCCAGCTCGGCGCCGCGATGACCGCCAACGTCATTACTTATCGCGGACGCATGGCCGCGCGCGAAATGGGCAAAGCACTGGGCTTCGATCCTGAAACGCTCAATCGCCTTTCCCCCCTGGTCGGCTCATGGGAATACAAAGATCCGAACGACACGCTTGAGCGCCAGTTCCGTGATGCCGGCTTCGACCTTCGCCATCCCCGCATGCAGAAATACTTCGAGCTGTGTCTCGCGGTGCAAGATCTGCCTCGCCATTTGGGCCAGCACTCCGGCGGCATGGTGATCTGCCAGGGCCAGCTCGATTCAGTTGTGCCGTTGGAACCAGCCACTATGCCCGGCCGTGTCGTGGTGCAGTGGGACAAAGAGGATTGCGCCGACATGGGCATTATTAAGGTTGACCTCCTTGGCCTGGGAATGATGGCGGTGCTGGAGGATTGTCTCGATCTGATTCCAGCTCACTACGGCGAAGAAGTTGACCTCGCGCACTTGCCGGCAAACGATCCCGAAGTTTACGCCGCGCTCTGTGAGGCTGACACCATCGGCATGTTTCAGATCGAAAGCCGGGCGCAGATGTCCTGCCTGCCACGACTTCGTCCCGCATGCTTTTACGACATTGTTGTGCAGGTGGCGATTATCCGCCCCGGCCCGATCGTCGGCGAAATGGTGAATCCTTATATAAAGCGTCGCCAAGGCCGCGAGGAGATTACTTATCCGCATCCCTCGCTCGAGCCGGTGCTGGCGCGCACTCTTGGTGTGCCGCTTTTCCAGGAGCAGTTGCTGCGCATGGCAATGATTGCCGCGGGATTCACCGGCGGCGAAGCCGAGGAATTACGCCGCGCTTTCGGCTTCAAGCGTTCGGAAGCTCGCATGCGCGATATCGAGGTCAAGCTTCGCCGCGGCATGGAGCACAACGGCATTGCTCCCGACGCGCAGGAGCAGATCATAAATTCAATAACTTCTTTTGCGCTGTATGGATTTCCCGAATCCCACGCTGCCAGCTTCGCGCTGCTGGCCTATGCCAGCGCATATTTGAAATGCCATTACCTGGCGGCCTTTACTGCCGCGCTGCTCAACAATCAGCCGATGGGCTTCTACGCTCCTTCGACCATCGTAAAAGACGCGCAGCGCCACGGACTGAAGATCAGGCCCATTGATGTGATGAAATCAGATTGGCTGTGCACCATAGAAGAAGTTTCGAGTTTCCAGTTTCCAGTTTCGAGTGCAATCCACCACGGAGACGAAACTCGAAACTGTCTTCGCCTTGGCCTCCGTTATTCCAAAGGCCTACGCGAAGAAGCTGCTCAGGGAATTGTGCGCGAACGTCAAAAACGTCCGTTCACTTCCATAGAAAACTTGGTACAGCGGGTGCCCGAATTGCGTCGAAACGAATTGGTGCTGTTGGCGGAAATCGGAGCGCTCAATTCAATAAAAACATCAGAAGAGGTTTCAAGTTTCGAGTTTCACGTTTCCGACCCAAAGAACTCTGTGCCTCCGTGTCTCCGTGGTGCATTGCACTCGAAACTTCACCGCCGAGAAGCTCTGTGGCAAGTCGAGCGCGCGTTGCGGCCCGCCGGCCCCCTGCTTGAAGGTGTTGTCGAACAAATTTCCTCTTCGCCCCTGGCGCGCATGACCGATGAAGAGCGCCTGGTGGCCGATTTTCGCGGCACTGGCATGACGGTCGGACCGCATCCCATGTCGTACCACCGCGCTGAAATGCATGCCCGGGGCGTGCGTGCGGCCATCGACCTCAAACAACTTCCTAACGGTAAATATGTACGCGTGGCCGGCGGCGTAATTGCACGGCAGCGTCCCGGCACGGCCCATGGATTTGTTTTCCTCAGCCTGGAAGACGAGACCGGAGTGGCCAACGCCATCATTACTCCAGATTTGTTCGAAAAGAACCGCATATTGCTGGTGCGCGAGCAGTTTTTGCTGATCGAGGGAAAATTGCAGAACCTGGATAATGTTATCTCCGTCAAAGCCGACCGTGTATTGCCGCTGCGTGTGACCAATGCTCCTACGGAATCACACGATTTTCACTGA